Genomic window (Sphingobacteriales bacterium):
ATCGCAGCAGTTTATTACAGAGTAATGTCTGTGCAGACATCACGCCACCTGTTCAGGTGGTAGATGCCGGTATTGAAAAAATCATTTTAATACCCGATAATTGTAACGAGAATTTTTCGGCAACGGCAGTTGTAAAAAATTACGGACAAGAAACCATTACTTCAATGCAAATGGTGTATTTGTTTAATAATCAGCCTTTGCAGAGTTTTGTTTGGAACGGCTATTTAGCCGCCGGAAACAGTACAAATGTTTTTATCAATAATTTCTCAAGCAATAATGCGGGGTCTTACTCGCTCACGGTATTAGCCACCAATGCCAACGACAACGGCAACGACAGCAATACCAACAACGACCAAGCTAACAGTAATTTTTATAATACAGCTTATCAGAGCGTTCCTTTTACGGAAAATTTTAACAGCGGCGGCATCGGTAATTTGGTGTGGAATGTCAAAAACCCCGACAATGGCAATACTTGGGCTACTAAAGTTGTACCCGATTGTAACAGCAGTAATCAAACGGCGGCTTTTATCAAATTTTACAACAACAATAACTATGGTGCGGAAGATTATATGGAAGTAAAATTAGATTTAAGTACCTATAACACCGCTTCTCTTCAATTTGATGTGGCTTATGCCATGCTCAACAGCTACAGCAATGATGCCCTGCAAGTAGCTGTAGCTGAAAATTGCAATGGCATTTTTAATGAAATTTATTATAGAAATGCGTGGAATTTGAGCACAAGTAGTTCTTTTATGACCGCCGAGTGGCAACCTTCGGCTTGCTCGCAATGGCGCAAAGAAACCGTGAATTTAGATGCTTATGCCGGAAAAAAAATCTTGTTGCGTTTTAAGGCTATCAACGGAGACGGCAATAATCTGTATTTAGACAATATAAAGGTAAATGCTGCCATACAAGTTCCCTGTAATGTTCCCAACGGTTTGCAGGTGAGCAACGTCACCGAAAACGGGGCTTTTTTGTCGTGGCAACCCAACTTACAAGCCACTCAATATTCTTTGGCGTATCGTATTGCTACTGCTTATGATTGGAGTTATGTAACTATATATGGCAATACTTATACTGCTCAAAATTTGCAGGCAGCTACCTATTACGAATGTAAAGTAGCAGCCGTATGCGCTGCCGGCAGCCAAAGCGAATACAGTGCAGTTCAAGGATTTACGACAGCTACTCCCTTATATAGAGCCGCCCATACCCACCGACACCACCACTGTCACCGACCCCGAAGAGCCGCAGGATACAACTATTATCATTACACCACCCGACTTGTCGTGTGCAGCCCCTTCTTTTGTATCGGTATATGGCA
Coding sequences:
- a CDS encoding fibronectin type III domain-containing protein, whose protein sequence is MAEAQDCGLQFSHQKLYEKDAVYQKRNDALNLQLAAATPLKDETIYTIPVVVHIIHQPGANMGTGGNISDQQVFDAISALNDGFSNQGNYYDNVGINIRFEFCLASVAPNGQSTNGITRTASWQDYEVDSATEEPSFKAATSWDTKKYMNIWVVNGISNSAQGVTNVVGYTYLASAHGYYFDGVTIEADYFGTTLNNNKALIHEVGHYLNLEHTFNGGCNNSNCMLQGDYVCDTPPDNSSSYFSCDSPPNTCSTDDDDNTAQNPFRPVWNGGLGDVADMLENYMDYGYKNCQTRFTEGQKTRMRQSFLSYRSSLLQSNVCADITPPVQVVDAGIEKIILIPDNCNENFSATAVVKNYGQETITSMQMVYLFNNQPLQSFVWNGYLAAGNSTNVFINNFSSNNAGSYSLTVLATNANDNGNDSNTNNDQANSNFYNTAYQSVPFTENFNSGGIGNLVWNVKNPDNGNTWATKVVPDCNSSNQTAAFIKFYNNNNYGAEDYMEVKLDLSTYNTASLQFDVAYAMLNSYSNDALQVAVAENCNGIFNEIYYRNAWNLSTSSSFMTAEWQPSACSQWRKETVNLDAYAGKKILLRFKAINGDGNNLYLDNIKVNAAIQVPCNVPNGLQVSNVTENGAFLSWQPNLQATQYSLAYRIATAYDWSYVTIYGNTYTAQNLQAATYYECKVAAVCAAGSQSEYSAVQGFTTATPLYRAAHTHRHHHCHRPRRAAGYNYYHYTTRLVVCSPFFCIGIWHRARCGTVELGKRQQCHRI